Proteins encoded together in one Candidatus Kaiserbacteria bacterium window:
- the lysS gene encoding lysine--tRNA ligase yields the protein MFWADKIAEEISEQLKNKIASGETLTMRDEKTSSGRVHVGSMRGVAIHGIVADVLKEKGVSVDFHYEINDFDPMDGLPVYLDKEEYEQYMGKPLSEIPSPDGKAKNFAEYYAAEYKGVIEDAGFTPLFYRASELYKSGKMNEVIRTALERAPEIRAIYKKVSGGEKADDWLPLSVVCEECGRIGTTKAISFDGDEVSYECRNDLVEWAKGCGHNGKVSPFDGNAKLPWKVEWAAKFKVMDVDIEGGGKDHSTRGGARDVANAISRQVFEHVPPFDIPYEFFLVGGKKMSSSKGAGSSAREIADSLPRKIFRVALMGTRPMRAINFEPEGTTIPTLFDRYDEIAEKYWSGIEDDDTRFYKLVHLNDVPESYFRMRFSEVAFLSQMPHIDIFAEAEKQKGSALNEIEKGELHERVDYASAWLKQHAPERYVFELQESTPDIEISELQKKAFSEILTYVESTAEITGEDFHHQLHEIKQSVGIEPKELFSGLYRIFLNRDSGPQAGWFLSVLPREFLIQRFKEVI from the coding sequence ATGTTTTGGGCCGATAAAATAGCAGAAGAAATTAGCGAACAGCTGAAGAATAAAATCGCCAGTGGTGAGACTCTTACCATGCGAGATGAAAAAACCTCAAGTGGGCGAGTTCATGTTGGTTCAATGCGTGGTGTTGCGATACATGGAATCGTAGCAGATGTACTTAAAGAGAAAGGTGTTTCTGTTGATTTCCACTACGAAATAAATGATTTTGACCCCATGGATGGACTTCCTGTGTATCTCGATAAGGAAGAATACGAGCAGTACATGGGTAAGCCGCTTTCTGAAATACCATCTCCTGATGGAAAGGCAAAAAATTTTGCAGAATACTACGCAGCTGAATACAAAGGGGTTATAGAGGACGCTGGATTCACTCCTCTTTTTTATCGTGCGAGTGAATTATATAAGTCAGGAAAAATGAACGAAGTGATTCGCACAGCACTAGAGCGTGCACCCGAGATAAGGGCAATCTATAAAAAGGTAAGTGGAGGAGAAAAGGCAGATGATTGGTTGCCACTTTCAGTTGTGTGCGAAGAATGTGGAAGGATTGGTACCACCAAAGCAATTTCGTTTGATGGAGACGAAGTTTCATATGAATGTCGTAATGATCTTGTTGAGTGGGCAAAAGGTTGTGGACACAATGGGAAAGTGAGTCCGTTTGACGGCAATGCGAAGCTTCCTTGGAAAGTCGAGTGGGCTGCAAAATTTAAGGTAATGGATGTTGATATTGAAGGTGGAGGAAAAGACCATTCAACCCGCGGAGGTGCGCGTGATGTCGCAAACGCTATCTCGCGTCAAGTTTTTGAGCACGTACCACCATTTGATATTCCGTATGAATTTTTCTTGGTTGGTGGAAAGAAGATGTCTAGTTCCAAAGGAGCTGGATCATCTGCGCGTGAAATTGCAGATTCACTACCGCGAAAAATCTTTCGCGTTGCGCTTATGGGAACACGTCCAATGCGTGCAATTAACTTTGAACCAGAAGGAACAACGATACCGACACTGTTTGATAGGTATGATGAAATCGCAGAGAAGTACTGGTCTGGCATAGAAGACGATGACACACGGTTTTATAAACTCGTGCATCTCAATGATGTCCCTGAGTCTTATTTCAGAATGCGTTTTTCAGAAGTGGCTTTTCTTAGCCAGATGCCACATATAGATATTTTCGCTGAGGCTGAAAAGCAAAAAGGGAGTGCTCTGAATGAGATTGAAAAAGGGGAGCTACACGAGCGCGTTGATTACGCGAGCGCTTGGTTAAAGCAACATGCTCCTGAACGCTACGTATTTGAACTACAGGAAAGCACTCCTGACATTGAGATTAGCGAACTTCAAAAGAAAGCTTTTAGCGAAATACTTACGTATGTAGAGAGTACTGCAGAAATAACCGGTGAAGACTTTCATCACCAGCTACACGAGATAAAACAAAGTGTAGGTATTGAACCCAAAGAACTTTTTTCCGGTCTTTACAGAATATTTTTAAATCGTGACTCGGGTCCGCAGGCAGGGTGGTTCCTCAGTGTCTTGCCGAGAGAGTTTCTTATACAGCGTTTTAAAGAAGTGATTTAG
- the mraZ gene encoding division/cell wall cluster transcriptional repressor MraZ, producing the protein MLLGEYTHTLDDKKRLMLPKKFKDTLGKKLVITRGLDNCLFVYSDKEWASIAKRLRELSFAQADTRGFNRFMFSGAAEVTLDSAGRILVPEHLKKFAALKTKVVLAGVSDRVEIWDEKRWSLYQEKIEKQGDAMAEKLGEIGVL; encoded by the coding sequence ATGCTTCTCGGCGAATACACACATACACTCGACGATAAGAAACGGCTCATGTTGCCTAAGAAGTTTAAAGATACTCTCGGAAAGAAATTAGTAATAACTCGAGGGCTCGATAATTGTTTATTTGTTTACTCCGATAAGGAATGGGCCAGCATTGCAAAGCGTTTACGAGAACTCAGTTTTGCACAAGCTGACACCAGGGGATTCAACCGCTTCATGTTCTCCGGGGCTGCGGAGGTAACACTCGACAGCGCAGGAAGAATATTAGTTCCAGAGCATCTTAAAAAGTTTGCTGCACTCAAAACAAAAGTTGTTTTAGCTGGTGTATCAGACAGAGTCGAGATCTGGGACGAGAAACGATGGTCGCTGTACCAAGAAAAGATTGAGAAACAGGGAGATGCCATGGCAGAGAAGTTGGGCGAAATAGGGGTTTTATAG
- the rsmH gene encoding 16S rRNA (cytosine(1402)-N(4))-methyltransferase RsmH yields MQSSSGSTSTNTITRHVPVLLQEVLEVLNIQEDDVVLDATLGGGGHAKAFAQHLGKSGHLVGFDVDSGALARAREQLSGVEPQVTLIHDNFRNVSAKLAEYGIKGIDKALFDLGWSSDQLEVSGRGFSFEREEPLQMTLSDSVTEETLTALEIVNTWQEESIADILYGWGGERFSRRIARAIVAARKESPIETTSQLVEIVTRAVPAAHRRGKRNPATKTFQALRIAVNDELGALKDALQALPHIIHEGAVVAFLTFHSLEDKLVKETFRTWAKEGIGSMVTKKPIPPSASEVGHNPRSRSAKLRAFTFTHYAKDNQ; encoded by the coding sequence ATGCAATCCTCCAGCGGCTCGACGTCGACAAACACAATCACCCGACACGTACCTGTTCTTTTACAAGAAGTACTCGAAGTACTTAACATACAAGAGGATGATGTAGTGCTTGATGCCACACTCGGTGGCGGAGGGCATGCAAAAGCGTTTGCGCAACATCTTGGGAAGTCTGGTCATTTGGTCGGCTTTGATGTTGATAGCGGTGCTTTGGCACGAGCACGAGAGCAACTCTCAGGTGTTGAGCCACAAGTTACGTTGATTCACGATAACTTCCGTAACGTTTCTGCGAAGTTAGCAGAATATGGAATTAAAGGAATTGACAAAGCCCTTTTCGATCTTGGGTGGAGTAGCGATCAATTAGAAGTTTCAGGTCGCGGCTTCAGTTTTGAGCGCGAAGAACCGCTTCAGATGACTTTGAGTGACTCGGTTACCGAAGAGACGCTTACTGCATTGGAAATTGTGAATACGTGGCAAGAAGAAAGTATTGCCGACATTCTCTATGGGTGGGGAGGTGAACGCTTTTCACGTCGCATTGCACGAGCAATCGTTGCAGCGAGAAAAGAATCACCAATAGAAACAACCTCACAGCTTGTTGAGATTGTTACCCGAGCAGTCCCAGCAGCACACCGTCGTGGAAAAAGAAATCCTGCGACAAAAACATTTCAAGCACTTCGAATAGCCGTGAATGATGAATTGGGAGCACTTAAAGACGCACTTCAAGCGCTTCCACACATTATTCATGAAGGGGCAGTGGTTGCATTTTTAACCTTCCACAGCCTTGAGGATAAATTAGTAAAGGAGACGTTCCGTACTTGGGCAAAAGAAGGTATCGGATCGATGGTTACAAAGAAACCAATTCCTCCAAGTGCATCCGAAGTTGGGCACAATCCGCGTTCACGTAGCGCAAAACTTCGAGCATTTACATTCACACACTATGCAAAAGATAATCAGTAA
- a CDS encoding penicillin-binding protein 2, with product MATTQNRNNFKIRTRVILGAVLFVALLLVTRLYFLQIVHGSEYRIEASDQYVSTSGGFYDRGSIFFVDKNNLQVRGATIKTGFLLAIKPVEIVDAEQVYSVLEPYIEIDKETFMIRATKEGDPYEEVATRLNTEAAAAIREADLDGVLLLPDHWRYYPSGALAAHTLGFVAYDGAERNGRYGLERHFDDVLVRGSSSLYINFFAELFTNIRDVVFVPVNKREGNIVTTLEPEVQVQLERVLIEMKEKWDSQFTAGIVIDPQTGAVRALAVTPTFDLNDFGSAETADFANPLIERVYEMGSIMKPLTMAAGLDSGAVTSESTYNDRGSIKLDTYTISNFDGKARGVVPMQEILSQSLNTGVAHIVTEMGKDEFRRYMYRYGINEETGIDLPNEAHNLTENLNSPRDVEYATASFGQGVALTPITMVRALSILPDGYIEQPHIVSAIQPTSGIKHELDYSDVREQILDPETAEEITRMLVEVFDEALLGGDVKKEHYSIAAKTGTAQIASPDGGYYDDKFLHSFFGYFPAFDAKYLVFLMNVEPQGAQYASQTLTEPFMEMTNFLINYYDIPPDR from the coding sequence ATGGCGACTACACAAAACAGAAATAATTTTAAAATAAGAACCCGTGTCATTTTAGGCGCGGTTCTTTTTGTTGCATTACTCCTTGTTACTCGGTTGTATTTTCTACAAATAGTACACGGTAGTGAATATCGAATAGAGGCAAGCGATCAGTATGTGAGTACCTCAGGTGGGTTCTATGACAGAGGAAGTATTTTCTTTGTCGATAAAAATAATTTACAGGTACGTGGTGCAACTATAAAAACAGGGTTCCTACTTGCTATAAAGCCAGTTGAAATTGTGGACGCCGAGCAGGTGTATTCAGTATTGGAGCCATACATAGAGATAGACAAAGAGACTTTCATGATTAGAGCTACAAAAGAAGGTGACCCGTATGAAGAAGTCGCGACACGTTTGAATACAGAAGCAGCTGCAGCGATACGAGAAGCTGACTTGGATGGAGTATTGTTACTTCCCGACCATTGGCGTTATTATCCAAGTGGTGCGCTTGCTGCTCACACCTTAGGCTTCGTAGCCTACGATGGAGCAGAGAGAAATGGGCGCTATGGTCTTGAACGACATTTCGATGATGTGCTCGTACGTGGCTCAAGTAGTTTGTACATAAACTTTTTTGCTGAACTCTTTACGAACATTCGAGACGTGGTGTTTGTTCCAGTGAATAAACGGGAAGGAAATATCGTTACAACTCTTGAGCCAGAAGTTCAAGTGCAACTCGAGCGTGTCCTTATTGAAATGAAGGAGAAATGGGATTCACAGTTTACTGCAGGAATTGTTATTGACCCACAAACAGGAGCAGTGCGTGCACTTGCAGTAACCCCGACGTTTGATTTAAATGATTTCGGAAGTGCAGAAACTGCTGACTTTGCGAATCCATTAATCGAGCGAGTATACGAAATGGGCTCTATTATGAAGCCACTTACTATGGCTGCTGGACTTGATTCAGGTGCAGTAACGTCTGAGAGTACCTACAATGACCGTGGCTCAATAAAACTAGACACGTACACCATTTCTAATTTCGATGGCAAAGCACGTGGTGTGGTACCAATGCAAGAGATTCTCTCGCAGTCTTTAAACACTGGTGTAGCTCACATCGTTACGGAAATGGGGAAGGATGAATTCAGACGATACATGTACCGATACGGTATAAACGAAGAGACGGGTATTGATTTACCTAACGAAGCTCACAACCTTACCGAAAACTTAAATAGCCCACGCGATGTCGAGTATGCAACCGCAAGCTTTGGACAAGGTGTTGCTTTGACTCCGATTACTATGGTTCGCGCACTTTCTATTTTACCGGATGGATATATTGAACAGCCACACATAGTGTCTGCCATACAACCAACGAGCGGAATCAAGCACGAGTTAGATTATTCTGATGTACGAGAACAAATTCTTGATCCTGAGACAGCGGAAGAGATTACCCGTATGCTCGTTGAAGTTTTTGATGAGGCGCTGTTAGGCGGAGATGTAAAAAAAGAACACTATAGTATCGCAGCAAAAACGGGTACTGCACAAATTGCATCACCTGATGGTGGTTACTATGACGACAAGTTCCTACATTCCTTTTTTGGTTACTTTCCTGCGTTTGATGCGAAGTATTTAGTTTTCCTTATGAATGTAGAACCACAAGGAGCACAATATGCGTCACAAACACTCACTGAGCCATTTATGGAGATGACCAATTTCCTTATTAATTACTACGATATTCCTCCGGACAGATAG